A single region of the Salipaludibacillus sp. LMS25 genome encodes:
- a CDS encoding pentapeptide repeat-containing protein — MSHYPSTNMSADCTSCFGLCCVALPYAKSADFPCNKDSGVPCENLGTDFRCDIHNNLRLKGFRGCSVYECYGAGQKVSQFTYNGIDWRTNSELAKEMFQVFPIMQQLYEMLYYIDEALCREEAQPLHNDLKKLFKDTVCLTNLKGTVILTLDVQRHRVKVNEFLLKTSELVRKEKIIKGTKQKRVSDFIGANLRGENLCGRDLRGTLLIAADLRDADLRYTDLIGADMRDADIRGANLIGSLFLTQAQINAAKGNKHTKLPSSLNKPDHWLI; from the coding sequence ATGTCACATTACCCCTCAACAAATATGAGTGCCGATTGTACAAGCTGTTTTGGCTTGTGTTGTGTAGCCTTACCTTATGCAAAGTCAGCAGATTTTCCATGTAATAAAGATAGCGGAGTGCCTTGTGAAAATTTGGGGACAGATTTTCGTTGTGACATTCACAACAATTTAAGATTAAAGGGGTTTCGTGGCTGTTCGGTATATGAATGCTATGGAGCGGGCCAAAAAGTCTCACAATTCACTTATAATGGGATCGATTGGCGAACCAATTCAGAATTAGCTAAAGAAATGTTTCAGGTTTTTCCGATTATGCAACAACTATATGAAATGCTTTACTACATAGATGAAGCACTTTGTAGAGAAGAGGCGCAACCTCTTCATAATGACTTAAAGAAGCTGTTTAAGGATACAGTATGTCTCACTAATCTTAAAGGGACTGTTATACTTACTCTTGATGTTCAACGTCATAGAGTGAAAGTGAATGAGTTCCTTTTAAAAACAAGTGAATTAGTAAGAAAAGAAAAAATAATAAAAGGGACGAAACAGAAGAGAGTAAGTGATTTCATCGGTGCTAATTTAAGGGGAGAAAATCTTTGTGGACGTGATCTAAGAGGGACTTTACTTATTGCGGCCGACTTGAGAGACGCTGATTTAAGGTATACTGACTTAATTGGTGCAGACATGCGAGATGCAGATATACGAGGTGCCAATCTAATTGGAAGTCTATTTCTTACTCAAGCCCAAATAAATGCAGCTAAGGGCAATAAGCATACTAAGTTGCCATCATCGTTAAATAAACCTGATCATTGGCTAATATAA
- a CDS encoding DUF2892 domain-containing protein, translating to MFRPNIGTLNALIRITLGLSLLSWGTAALAKPTYRQQSSPLLSVIFGSMSVAEGITRFCPFVYMYEGYTKEMDDFEEDFSPVNPS from the coding sequence ATGTTTAGACCGAATATTGGAACACTTAATGCCCTTATTAGAATCACTTTGGGACTGTCGCTACTCAGTTGGGGAACTGCAGCCTTAGCTAAGCCAACGTATAGACAACAGTCTTCTCCCTTACTAAGTGTTATCTTTGGGTCGATGTCCGTAGCAGAAGGTATTACACGATTTTGCCCATTTGTCTACATGTACGAAGGATATACGAAAGAGATGGATGACTTTGAGGAAGATTTTTCCCCTGTCAATCCTTCATAG
- a CDS encoding adenine deaminase C-terminal domain-containing protein: MVKGYLHYWTKKQIREQQAVVRGEIAPTLVIKNATYLNSYRKSWMHGNIWIYQNRIVYTGKAMPENRNMTDIFDATDRWAVPGYIEHHAHPFQLYHPLTLAKYASERGTTTLINDNMPFFFQLDKKKTFAFLDDMQQTPATMLWWARYDSQTELKNGNDVFSHSNLKVWLDHPYIVQGGELTDWPRVLNGDDQMLHWMLETKNARKPIEGHLPGAGEKTLSQMVMMGVSADHESMSGEDVLKRLDAGMRASLRYSSIRPDLPLILKELHEQHFQHYDHLLMTTDGSPPHFLKEGVMDRLISLAVNEGVPFIEAVNMVTLNVARHYHMEDVMGAIAPGRSANINLLSTKENPLPSDVLAKGTWVRRDNKPCFPNIEIQWKKYGFSPLELSWELTRHDFHFSMPLGLEMTNNVIMTPYQIQTDLTREELPLHSDENFMMLCDRNGDWLVATLIRGFANNVYGFASSFSTSGDIILIGKSKQGLLDAFQQLKKQKGGIALIDRDKVAASVPLSLGGIMSHLPIDNGLSDEEAKLNKALKERGYPYEDPIYSLLFFSATHLPYVRITQKGIFDVKKKRVLFPSIMR; this comes from the coding sequence ATGGTAAAAGGATATTTACATTACTGGACTAAAAAACAAATACGTGAACAGCAAGCCGTTGTGAGAGGAGAAATAGCTCCAACACTTGTCATTAAAAATGCAACTTACTTAAATAGCTATCGAAAAAGCTGGATGCACGGAAATATATGGATTTACCAAAATAGGATCGTTTATACTGGTAAAGCCATGCCTGAAAATAGAAATATGACAGACATTTTTGACGCTACGGATAGGTGGGCTGTCCCAGGCTACATTGAGCATCATGCTCATCCGTTTCAGTTATATCATCCCCTGACCCTAGCTAAATATGCATCTGAAAGAGGAACAACCACACTTATTAATGATAATATGCCTTTCTTCTTTCAATTGGACAAAAAGAAAACGTTCGCATTTTTAGATGACATGCAACAGACTCCTGCCACAATGCTGTGGTGGGCAAGGTATGACAGCCAGACAGAATTAAAAAACGGTAATGATGTTTTTTCTCACTCAAATCTAAAGGTTTGGTTAGATCACCCCTATATTGTCCAAGGTGGGGAGTTAACAGATTGGCCCCGCGTGTTGAACGGAGACGATCAAATGCTCCATTGGATGCTTGAAACGAAAAACGCGCGAAAACCGATTGAGGGTCACTTGCCAGGAGCTGGAGAAAAAACATTAAGTCAGATGGTGATGATGGGGGTAAGCGCAGACCATGAAAGTATGAGTGGAGAAGATGTACTAAAGCGGTTGGATGCAGGAATGAGAGCATCGTTACGTTATTCATCCATTAGACCAGATTTACCTCTTATATTAAAAGAACTACATGAACAACACTTTCAACACTATGATCACCTCTTGATGACAACAGACGGATCACCCCCTCATTTTTTAAAAGAAGGAGTGATGGATCGCTTAATCTCGTTAGCTGTAAACGAAGGCGTTCCTTTTATTGAAGCAGTAAACATGGTAACACTAAATGTAGCACGGCATTACCATATGGAGGATGTCATGGGGGCGATTGCCCCAGGGAGATCTGCTAATATAAATTTGTTGTCCACTAAAGAGAACCCCCTTCCAAGTGATGTGCTGGCAAAAGGGACCTGGGTTCGTAGAGACAATAAGCCTTGCTTTCCTAATATAGAGATTCAATGGAAGAAGTACGGTTTCTCTCCGCTAGAACTAAGTTGGGAACTAACAAGGCATGATTTTCATTTTTCAATGCCTTTAGGTTTGGAAATGACGAATAATGTTATTATGACACCTTATCAAATTCAGACAGATTTAACGAGAGAGGAATTGCCGCTTCATTCAGATGAAAATTTTATGATGCTGTGTGACCGAAATGGTGACTGGCTAGTAGCAACCTTAATTAGAGGATTTGCAAACAACGTTTATGGTTTTGCCAGTTCGTTTTCAACGTCCGGTGATATTATCCTTATAGGAAAAAGCAAACAAGGGCTTTTGGACGCATTTCAGCAATTGAAAAAACAAAAAGGAGGGATCGCTTTAATCGACCGCGATAAAGTAGCTGCTTCAGTACCATTGTCGCTTGGTGGTATTATGTCTCATTTGCCAATTGACAATGGCTTGTCAGACGAAGAAGCTAAGCTAAATAAAGCACTAAAAGAGAGAGGCTATCCTTATGAAGATCCCATATACAGCTTGCTGTTTTTTTCTGCAACACACTTACCATATGTTAGAATAACACAAAAAGGAATCTTTGACGTTAAAAAGAAAAGGGTACTCTTTCCTTCGATTATGCGTTAA
- a CDS encoding DUF3048 domain-containing protein, translating into MRVKMLGCLLMTALLIAGCNTSNTGDSSPDTTHNVDGNIVNAEESNGTNMFPLTGINTSGNVDHRAIGIMIENSKSARPQSGLYQADVVYEVLSEGQITRLLSLFHSQQPERIGPVRSARNYYVHLNNGYDAIYASAGGSPGALELIAQQGYPHINALKYEGSFFTRWSERSAPHNMYTSYSQLVDASSHVGLSMSDREPPELPFSDETSHDEASEEAIEVLIDYNSTSNNVLFEYDEEIKRYIRSVGGQRVDDLETGEPVAPKNVFVMAASHQVVDDQGRRNINIESGGAAYLIQNGQATEAEWKNVEGVILPFKDGEPLSFLPGQTWINIVEDIGDVSYHSAP; encoded by the coding sequence ATGAGAGTAAAAATGCTTGGATGTTTACTAATGACAGCGCTACTAATCGCAGGCTGTAATACGAGTAACACCGGGGACAGTTCACCTGATACCACTCATAATGTAGATGGTAACATTGTAAATGCCGAAGAATCGAACGGCACAAATATGTTTCCGCTTACTGGTATAAACACCAGTGGAAATGTAGATCATCGTGCAATCGGTATTATGATTGAAAACTCAAAATCTGCTAGGCCTCAATCCGGTTTGTATCAAGCTGATGTGGTGTACGAAGTATTATCAGAAGGCCAAATTACACGGCTGCTCTCGCTGTTTCACAGCCAGCAGCCAGAGCGAATAGGTCCTGTTAGAAGTGCGAGGAATTATTATGTCCATTTAAACAACGGCTATGACGCCATTTATGCCTCAGCTGGCGGTAGCCCGGGAGCATTAGAGCTTATAGCTCAGCAAGGGTATCCTCACATCAATGCTCTAAAATATGAGGGGAGTTTTTTTACAAGGTGGTCTGAGCGATCGGCTCCGCACAACATGTATACCTCTTACAGTCAATTGGTGGATGCGTCATCCCATGTAGGCTTATCGATGTCAGACCGTGAACCTCCTGAGTTACCATTTTCCGATGAAACAAGTCATGATGAGGCCAGTGAAGAGGCGATTGAAGTGTTAATAGATTACAACAGCACATCCAATAATGTATTATTTGAATATGACGAAGAAATAAAACGTTACATACGTTCAGTTGGAGGCCAGCGGGTTGATGATCTGGAGACTGGAGAGCCTGTTGCACCTAAAAATGTATTTGTCATGGCCGCCTCTCACCAAGTGGTTGATGACCAAGGACGACGAAACATTAATATTGAATCCGGTGGTGCTGCCTATTTGATTCAGAATGGACAAGCTACCGAAGCAGAATGGAAAAATGTTGAGGGCGTCATTTTACCTTTTAAAGATGGAGAGCCATTAAGCTTTTTGCCCGGACAAACATGGATTAACATCGTAGAAGATATCGGCGATGTGTCGTATCATTCTGCACCCTGA
- a CDS encoding YerC/YecD family TrpR-related protein: protein MQIDKLRGKELDQLFKAILSLKDVEECYTFFDDLCTMNEIQSLAQRLEVARMLMEGDTYQRIEKDTGASTATISRVKRCINYGNDGYKFALDRVAEEKK from the coding sequence ATGCAAATTGATAAGTTACGAGGAAAAGAATTAGATCAACTTTTTAAGGCCATATTAAGTCTAAAAGATGTAGAGGAGTGCTATACATTTTTTGATGACCTCTGTACGATGAACGAAATACAGTCCCTCGCTCAGCGGTTGGAAGTAGCACGGATGCTCATGGAAGGCGACACTTACCAACGTATTGAGAAAGATACCGGTGCCAGCACCGCTACGATTTCAAGAGTTAAACGCTGTATCAACTACGGTAACGACGGTTACAAATTCGCCTTGGACCGCGTAGCTGAAGAAAAAAAATAA
- a CDS encoding nuclease-related domain-containing protein, which yields MISKPRTIPVPLLQLESLLRRLPPSHPKSSTVAEMLAKYKKGYRGELALDYYLDYLELDTCFIINDLRLPDGMSRFFQLDTLLLTPAFFCIFEIKNLSGVLSFDLSLNQMRRTIHGETEGYPDPISQVQMQHFHLRRLLNKYGFPQITINPFVVISHPTTIIENRNSSVLHAHAVLTTISELEKETSKHPLQFNMLDEINKKLLELHVPKKWDVLKEFNIDKNELIYGVRCDKCRKYGMRRRYAVWICDFCGYQSKLAHLLALEDYSLLINNVITNKQARTFLKVKSRNVMTYLFKMMTIQMIGKYNYSAYRLPSDYSYSRKGLFQH from the coding sequence TTGATTTCTAAACCACGTACGATCCCCGTACCACTTCTTCAACTTGAGTCTTTGCTTCGACGTCTCCCACCTTCTCATCCTAAATCCTCTACAGTTGCAGAGATGTTAGCGAAATATAAAAAAGGCTATCGAGGTGAATTAGCTCTTGATTATTATCTTGATTATTTAGAATTAGACACCTGCTTCATAATCAATGATCTTAGATTACCAGACGGAATGAGCCGTTTTTTTCAGTTAGATACATTGCTCCTTACACCAGCTTTTTTTTGCATTTTTGAAATTAAGAATCTCTCTGGAGTTCTGTCCTTTGACCTATCACTTAACCAAATGAGACGGACTATCCACGGTGAAACTGAAGGGTATCCTGATCCTATATCTCAAGTACAAATGCAGCATTTTCATCTACGTCGTTTGCTCAACAAGTACGGGTTCCCTCAAATTACTATCAACCCTTTTGTCGTTATCAGTCATCCTACTACCATTATAGAGAATAGGAATTCCTCTGTTTTACACGCTCATGCAGTACTCACCACAATAAGTGAATTAGAAAAAGAAACCTCTAAACATCCTCTTCAATTTAATATGCTTGATGAGATAAATAAAAAATTACTAGAATTGCATGTCCCTAAAAAATGGGATGTTTTGAAAGAATTTAATATTGATAAAAATGAATTGATATATGGCGTCAGGTGTGATAAATGCCGTAAATATGGTATGAGGAGACGCTACGCAGTGTGGATCTGTGACTTTTGTGGATATCAATCAAAACTTGCGCATTTACTGGCATTAGAGGATTATTCATTGTTAATTAACAACGTCATCACAAATAAACAGGCACGTACATTTTTGAAAGTAAAGTCACGAAATGTGATGACTTATTTATTCAAAATGATGACTATCCAGATGATAGGAAAGTATAATTATAGTGCTTATCGCCTTCCATCTGACTATTCGTACTCTAGGAAAGGACTATTTCAGCATTAA
- the purU gene encoding formyltetrahydrofolate deformylase: MNVKMNHRLQAYFDRHQNHARLLITCLDQPGIVAAVSKFLYDRKANIVQSDQYTTDPEGGQFFMRVAFDMPEMKDYEDTLVREFEEVANTFKMEWRLSFADQLKRMAIFVSKQEHCLLELLWQLQSGDLTAEVPMVISNHPDHRELVESFNIPFYHIPVTKDTKKEAEQEQLALLKDKVDVIVLARYMQILSPEFVAHYPGKIINIHHSFLPAFVGAKPYERAYERGVKLIGATSHYVTNDLDEGPIIEQDVHRVNHRYHVDDLKRIGGHIERSVLARAVGWHLEDRIIAHNNKTVVF, from the coding sequence ATGAACGTAAAAATGAATCACCGATTACAAGCTTATTTTGACCGCCACCAAAATCATGCCAGATTATTGATCACCTGCTTAGATCAACCAGGTATCGTGGCTGCTGTGTCAAAATTTTTATACGATAGAAAAGCGAATATTGTACAATCTGACCAATATACAACCGATCCTGAAGGCGGGCAATTTTTTATGCGAGTCGCATTCGACATGCCTGAGATGAAAGATTACGAGGACACATTAGTAAGAGAATTCGAAGAAGTAGCTAACACGTTTAAGATGGAATGGCGGCTTTCCTTTGCCGACCAGTTAAAAAGAATGGCCATTTTTGTTTCCAAACAAGAGCATTGTCTCCTTGAGTTATTATGGCAATTACAATCCGGAGATCTTACTGCTGAAGTTCCAATGGTCATTAGTAATCACCCAGACCACCGGGAACTAGTAGAGTCATTCAATATTCCTTTTTATCACATTCCTGTGACCAAGGATACAAAAAAAGAAGCAGAGCAAGAACAGCTTGCTCTATTGAAGGATAAAGTGGATGTTATAGTCTTAGCGCGTTATATGCAAATTCTTTCACCGGAGTTTGTCGCTCATTATCCGGGGAAAATCATCAACATTCATCACTCATTTCTCCCTGCTTTTGTTGGGGCGAAGCCGTATGAACGAGCATACGAGCGAGGCGTTAAATTGATTGGTGCCACATCCCATTACGTTACGAATGATCTGGACGAAGGGCCAATTATTGAACAAGATGTACATCGTGTTAATCACCGCTACCACGTGGATGACTTAAAACGTATCGGCGGTCATATTGAACGATCTGTCTTAGCCCGAGCTGTAGGATGGCACCTGGAAGATCGTATTATTGCCCATAACAATAAAACCGTTGTTTTTTAA
- a CDS encoding heptaprenylglyceryl phosphate synthase, with protein sequence MKAYHEWRHVFKLDPAKPIDETALEQLCESGTDAIIIGGSDNITEENTLDLLMRVRRYSVACALEVSTLNAVVPGFDYFLIPSVLNTRNTTWLNGLHHRALKEFGHMMNFEEVLSEGYCVLNKNSKVAQVTEAETDLGKDDVVAYARMTDQLFHMPIFYLEYSGTYGDPDTVQDVNHILEKSQLFYGGGITSVEQAEEMAERADTIVVGNVIYTDLKTALKTVHAVKKQVDERQ encoded by the coding sequence ATGAAAGCGTACCATGAATGGCGACATGTTTTTAAATTGGATCCGGCTAAACCAATTGATGAGACCGCCCTTGAACAGCTGTGTGAATCAGGGACAGATGCCATCATCATTGGTGGAAGTGATAATATAACAGAAGAAAATACGTTAGACTTACTTATGCGTGTACGTCGTTATAGTGTGGCTTGTGCCCTTGAAGTAAGTACATTAAATGCTGTTGTCCCGGGATTTGATTACTTTTTAATTCCGTCAGTCTTAAATACGCGCAATACCACGTGGCTCAATGGCTTACACCACCGTGCTTTAAAAGAGTTTGGGCATATGATGAATTTTGAAGAAGTTTTATCAGAAGGGTATTGTGTCCTGAACAAAAACTCGAAAGTGGCTCAAGTGACGGAAGCTGAGACAGACTTAGGGAAAGATGACGTTGTGGCTTATGCGAGAATGACCGACCAGCTATTCCATATGCCGATTTTTTACCTGGAGTACAGCGGAACTTATGGCGATCCTGATACCGTGCAAGACGTGAATCACATTCTTGAAAAATCACAATTGTTTTACGGTGGCGGTATCACATCTGTGGAGCAAGCGGAAGAAATGGCGGAGCGAGCAGATACCATTGTTGTAGGAAATGTAATCTATACAGATTTAAAGACAGCCCTCAAAACCGTTCACGCTGTGAAAAAGCAAGTGGACGAGCGGCAATAA
- the pcrA gene encoding DNA helicase PcrA has product MDGDNVKHELLEGLNPEQQNAVKHNEGPLLIMAGAGSGKTRVLTHRIAYLIGEKGVPHWSILAITFTNKAAREMKDRVSRIIGGEAEDMWMSTFHSMCVRILRRDIDRIGFNRNFTILDSTDQKSVIKRLVKEMNIDPKKFDPRTILGTISSAKNELKTPEDFGKTANGYYEDTVYNVYKAYQRELKKNQALDFDDLIMTTIMLFKQVPEVLEYYQRRFRYVMVDEYQDTNRAQYVLVNMIADRHKNICVVGDSDQSIYRWRGADIKNILSFEKDYENATVVMLEQNYRSTKRILEAANKVIDHNSGRKPKNLWTENIEGDKLTYYEADNEHDEAQYVVGKVKEYIENGTYKASDVAVLYRTNAQSRVIEELFVKSSLPYTIVGGTKFYDRKEIKDLLAYLRLVANPDDDISFRRIINVPKRGIGNTTLDKLQAYATQHELSLFQTIQEIEQVGLSARFAKTLREFGEQLHGWVQMQEYLPVMELVEELLEKTGYRGMLKNDKSLESEGRLENINEFLTVAKEFEETNEDKTLIAFLTDLALIADIDQVDNDDATADEKILLMTLHSAKGLEFPVVFLIGLEEGVFPHSRALMEEVEMEEERRLAYVGITRAERHLYLSRARMRTLYGRTNMNPPSRFLNEIPKDLMEGTEVQSADPPWLRPSQRTGAPETAVRDRKKSVVRPQTTTTAGASFAWQVGDKANHKKWGQGTVVSIKGSGENIELDIAFPQVGVKRLAAKFAPITKG; this is encoded by the coding sequence TTGGATGGTGATAATGTGAAACATGAATTACTGGAAGGCTTAAACCCTGAACAGCAGAACGCTGTTAAGCATAATGAAGGACCATTACTTATCATGGCAGGGGCTGGTAGTGGAAAGACGCGTGTCTTGACCCATCGTATTGCCTATTTAATTGGTGAAAAAGGTGTGCCACACTGGTCTATTTTAGCGATTACTTTTACGAACAAGGCTGCAAGGGAAATGAAGGACAGAGTCTCACGCATTATTGGTGGAGAAGCGGAAGATATGTGGATGTCTACGTTCCACTCTATGTGCGTTAGGATTCTGAGACGTGACATCGATCGCATCGGCTTTAATCGAAACTTCACAATATTAGATTCTACGGATCAAAAGTCTGTCATTAAACGTCTCGTGAAGGAAATGAACATCGACCCGAAAAAGTTTGATCCAAGGACCATCCTTGGAACAATTAGTTCTGCAAAAAACGAACTAAAAACACCTGAAGACTTTGGTAAAACAGCAAATGGCTATTACGAGGATACCGTTTATAATGTTTATAAAGCGTATCAACGTGAGTTAAAGAAAAATCAAGCGCTGGATTTTGATGATTTAATTATGACGACAATCATGCTATTTAAACAAGTGCCAGAAGTGCTTGAATACTATCAACGACGCTTTAGATACGTGATGGTGGACGAGTATCAAGATACGAACAGGGCACAATATGTGCTAGTGAACATGATTGCTGACCGTCATAAAAACATCTGTGTTGTCGGTGACTCAGACCAGTCTATTTATCGCTGGCGTGGAGCAGATATAAAAAATATTCTCTCTTTTGAAAAAGATTATGAAAATGCGACTGTTGTGATGCTAGAACAAAATTATCGTTCAACGAAGCGAATTCTTGAGGCAGCTAACAAAGTCATTGACCATAACAGCGGTCGCAAGCCAAAAAACTTGTGGACGGAAAATATAGAAGGCGACAAGCTGACTTATTATGAAGCAGATAATGAACATGATGAAGCCCAATATGTGGTAGGGAAAGTGAAAGAATACATTGAAAACGGCACCTATAAAGCATCAGATGTAGCTGTTCTTTATCGAACGAATGCACAATCACGTGTTATTGAGGAATTGTTCGTGAAATCAAGTTTGCCCTATACCATTGTCGGCGGCACAAAATTCTATGACAGAAAAGAAATTAAAGATTTACTTGCCTATTTAAGACTCGTGGCTAATCCTGATGACGACATTAGTTTCCGGAGAATCATTAATGTCCCAAAAAGAGGGATTGGCAATACGACGCTCGATAAACTCCAAGCCTATGCGACACAACATGAGTTATCGTTGTTCCAAACAATTCAAGAAATCGAGCAAGTTGGGTTAAGTGCGCGCTTTGCAAAAACATTGCGAGAATTTGGAGAGCAGTTACACGGTTGGGTGCAAATGCAAGAATATTTGCCTGTTATGGAGCTAGTTGAGGAACTGCTCGAAAAGACAGGCTACCGTGGCATGCTAAAAAATGATAAAAGCCTGGAGTCAGAAGGCAGGCTAGAGAATATAAACGAATTTTTAACAGTAGCTAAAGAATTTGAAGAAACGAATGAAGATAAGACATTAATTGCCTTTTTAACAGATTTAGCACTCATCGCTGATATTGACCAAGTGGATAATGATGATGCAACAGCAGATGAAAAAATTCTTCTTATGACGTTACACTCTGCAAAAGGACTGGAGTTCCCAGTTGTGTTTCTTATCGGATTAGAGGAAGGTGTTTTCCCTCATAGTCGTGCTTTAATGGAAGAAGTAGAAATGGAAGAGGAGAGACGGCTTGCTTACGTTGGAATTACACGTGCTGAGCGCCATCTCTATTTAAGCCGAGCGAGGATGCGGACATTATATGGTCGGACGAATATGAATCCCCCCTCCCGTTTCTTAAACGAAATTCCTAAGGATTTAATGGAAGGGACAGAGGTACAATCGGCAGATCCACCATGGTTGCGTCCCTCTCAAAGAACAGGTGCGCCAGAAACGGCGGTACGTGACCGGAAAAAATCTGTCGTTCGCCCGCAAACAACGACAACTGCCGGTGCCTCTTTTGCATGGCAAGTAGGGGATAAAGCGAACCATAAAAAGTGGGGACAAGGTACGGTCGTTAGTATAAAGGGCAGCGGTGAAAATATTGAATTAGATATTGCATTTCCGCAAGTTGGGGTTAAACGACTAGCAGCGAAGTTTGCTCCTATTACGAAAGGATAA